The nucleotide sequence CATGACGTCGTCAACGCTAACCGCGACTAGCCGGACTCGACGCGCCAGTAGCACCAACTCCTCTTCCCCGGTCCCGCTATTGCTCCTCTTGCTGGCCGTCATGGTCTTCTTGTTGGTCAAGCACGAGTAGAGCGTGTGGGAGGGCAACCTGTACGAACTTCGGGCATGACGCGGTGGTGAGGTAGTGCGTCCGATTAGATGTGGTGGCGAGGCGTGGTGCAGCGGCCTCGAAGAACCCTCACCAATGTTAATTTTTTCTTGTTATTGGTCATCATGTTTGCCGATTTTTTACACAGGGTAAAACCTTCCCTTTTGCTGAGTGCATGCACTCGACAGATCACCTAAACATGAGATGAAATACTCAAATTGATCTCAACCATCCATAGCGGGTTTAAATTTAGTTTTTTTTGTACACGGAATTTTGGTTCCTAATGAAGagtaaaatcaaaataaatagtgAATATATATTTTAAAAACTCTAGTTTTTTTGCAGATGTTCGTATTAGTGTAGCAAGTGTGCTTGAAAATTTCCATGCCATATGGGATAGCAGTTCTTCATTAgtgaaaaaaaacaaaattaagtGTAACATCCGGCGTTCgacttgtttttttttttgcacaggTCAAAATGCTTAAGTCTTTCCCATAAAAAAatttgcatgttccatttgagtgCGACAATGAACACATCTAGTTTTGttcaattttttttatatttgTAAAATCTATTTTTGGCATGCAGGAGAATGTGCTCCCTAGAGCCAAAATGGATTTCCGGTTTTGGGGGGTTTCACTTGTGCATATAGACTTGCCAACTGTAAAAAATAGTAACTCCTAAACAAGCTAAATCATCTCCAAAAATATCCCATTCATTTCATGAAAACTATAGTTTGAACACGATGTTGACATTTTTGGTGTCGAacttttgtgtttttttgtgtggATTTCAAAATTTTGTGATTCGTTGGATTTTAATAGATCTGGATCTAAAGAATTTGGACTGGGTTTGACATTACCATTTTGTAACGGATTTGATGATAGATTCTTTAACTTGGATTTAAATTTGACAGCTCTCCATCTTGATGATCTGTGCATCGATCAATGCATTCCATTCCTGACATTCATGGTAGATGATTTTGATTTGAATTCATATTCCATTCCATTCCACGCATATGCATTTTATCGGCCGCAAAGCATAAATGGTTTAATAAATAAGATTTTGAGCAAAGAATATGCTCTTTATTTCAGACACAAGAAGGAACAGCGAGCATGCACTAAACTCTCATTTCTTCTCTGCATCTACCAGATCAAAGATGCAGAGGGAACTCTTAAATACTGCAAAAAAAAAATCGCAAGCTAATCAGCATTATTCGGGCGACAACAGACCGAGTCACGGGGCCTTAGTGCAGCTGCGCTGGCAGAAGTTTGCGACACGGTCCTTGCACTGGAAGCTGTCGCGGCCGGCGACGGTGGTCTTGTCGCAGGTCTTGCAAGCCGGGTTGCAGCCGCTGGGCGATGCGTCCATGCACGTGCACCTGGGCGGGATAGACCTGGTGCAGGTGCCACAGTTGTTGCAGCACAACGACGCACTTGGGGTCGCACCTGCAGGCAGCGACCAATGTCAGTAAGCGGATACACTGACTTACTCGGAGAGGAGATGAAGAAAGACAAAGAAAGGAGGATCCCGTGCTCACCTTGGCTGTGGGCGAGAGGCAGAGCAGCTGCGAGGAGGGCGACGACGGCCAACGCAGCGAGCAGCACCTGGGGCCTCATGCTTGCGTCTGGTTGGCGAGGATTGGCTGTAAAGACTGAATATGTAACAGGGACTGGGTTGGTTCGTGCTGGGAGGTTGATGCCTAATGGGGTGGAATGCCGGGCTTCTTATCGGGTGGAGTCCCAACCGGATCGACTGAGGCGAGAGCACAAGTGACAATAGATCAATGAGCAAGTAGCAGCACGGGCACCAAGCTTTACAGGCAGAGAGCATGTGGGCGTGATCTAGATTGGATCTCTAGCAGTAGCATGCATGCACGAGGCATCATATCCATGGGTGGCCTCCATGTGTTTCACACGTAAATCTATTCAGAAAGGTTGACCACAACTGGTGGCTGCAGACCTTGCAGTGTGTCGAGTCAAGTACCACCTTGGCTTTTCACACATGGGTTAGTTTGTGGCTTGCTGCGTGCGTGTTGATTTTACTAGATGGTAAGGCACGCTCCGCCTTGGCTTTTCACATATGGATTAGTTGGTGGCTGCAGCGTGCCGCCGCATTGATTTTATTGGATGATATGTGACTATATATATATGCAGTGGCGGAGCGTGACCAAAACACAAGAGGGGGCCAAATCCATCTAAAAACACACAATATGCATGAAAAAGCTACTCATCATAGAACATGTGTAAGCGATAATTTGTAGGGACCTGACAATTATATATATGACTAAATAATATGTCGTTTCCATTGTTGCTATATATCTAAATCAGGAATTTATAATGCATCAAACTTTCCAGCATTTAACCGATGCAGTGGACATCTACATGAATAAATTATCATCACTCCTCGCTTCTCAGTTACTTCTCCGTTCCAATAAAAAAATAGGTCATACAATTTCTGTAGTAAACTAGCCAAGCAATTAGCAAGGCAAGCACGAAGCACCAACCAGCAGTGTCCAAGGCGTTTGGTTTCAATCAACAAGGAGCCGCAACCTAGCAAGAGGATTAAGGTCCAGTGCGCACTAGTGCTGGTGCGTGTACCGTCTGGCATGGTGGCTTGCCGGTGTCAGCAGCGTACAGATCCAAGCCTCCAACCGATAAGAAGGGGATACACAAGTCGATAAAGAGGGGGAGCCAAGGAGGTCATCAGACGAACGGACGAGTTCACAATGGTCGGTGGCTCAAATCATGTCAGCGGACAAAGAGCGTCCGATGGTTCACAATAGTTGTGGCCT is from Triticum aestivum cultivar Chinese Spring chromosome 1B, IWGSC CS RefSeq v2.1, whole genome shotgun sequence and encodes:
- the LOC123084596 gene encoding Bowman-Birk type trypsin inhibitor-like — encoded protein: MRPQVLLAALAVVALLAAALPLAHSQGATPSASLCCNNCGTCTRSIPPRCTCMDASPSGCNPACKTCDKTTVAGRDSFQCKDRVANFCQRSCTKAP